In the genome of Clostridia bacterium, the window GGTATTCGATATCGCATAAGGCAGCGCCTAACTGGGGGATATTCTTTTTCTTATAAGCTTCTGCCAACTCATCGATGCCTGCTTTCAGTTCCTCGATACACGCTTCAACGGTCCTTCGTTCTTCCTGAGTTGCCATACGCAAAGACACAGAATCGCTCCCCCTTTACACATAATTTTGAGCAGCATCCCGGACAAGATACTACTCCTATATTGATATTTTACCTTATTAAATAATTTTTGCAAGGGGAGGGAAGTCGTGTATCCAGTATATTTACCCCGGACCGGGCGCCTGCCGGCCCTTTCCTCTAGCGCCGCAGGGCCTCCACCGGGGGTACCGAGGAAGCGGAAATAGCGGGATAGACACCGAACAGGAGCCCCGCCCCGACGGCCACCAAACTGGCGATCTGGATGGCTTGGAAACTAATGGCTGTCTCAAAGCCGTAGCGGGCAAAAATGTTGATGCCCCAAATCCCGGCGGCCACCCCGGCAATGGCACCCACACCGCTTAAATACAGCGCCTCCAGCAAGAACTGGGTCAACAGGTCCCCCTGCTTGGCACCGATGGCCCGCCGCACGCCGATTTCCTTGGTGCGCTCCGTCACCGCCACCAGCATGATGTTCATAATGCCTAACCCCCCGACCAGCAGGGAAACGGCGGCAATGCCTCCTAACAGCAAGGTCATCACCCGGTTGGCTTTATCGGCTTCTTCCACCAGCTGGTTGAGGTTGGTAATGGTAATCAGGTCCTTACCGGTGCTAATGCCGGGAATCTCCCGGCTCTCCCCGGGGGGCACAGGCTCCTCCATCATCGCCATGTCTACCGGCACGGTCATGCCTTCCGCCCCACCGGCTTCCCCTGGACCGGCAGGTACCGGGGTGGGCGCTTTCTGGTCCAAGCCCAGCTGCCGCCGGTAGATCCGTCCCATTTGCACCACGGCCAAGTCCGCCGCCTTGGGGTCGCTGGCCTTGGCCCAGATTTCCTGCACGGCTTTTTGGTTAGCCAGTTTCAGGGCCGTGGTATAAGGAATGACGATCATGTCATCGATACCTTCCGCCTGGCCGGCGCCCTTGGGCGCCAGCACCCCGGTAATCCTGAAAGTAAACCCGTCGATAGTAATGGTTTGCCCCACGGGGCTCCTGCCGCCCATGAGCCCGGCGGCGATGTTATAGCCCAGGACGGCTACCCGGGCCCGCTGTTCCACATGCCAGGTGGTGAAGAAATGCCCGGCGATCACCGCCTGGTCCCGGATTTCGGGATACTGGTTGTTCACGCCGAGGATTTCTCCGGTCCCCCTGGTGCGGCGCCAGCGGATGGGTTTTTCTATCTTCACCACCGGCGTCGCCAGGTCCAGGCCGTCTACTCTTTCCACCAGCTCCTGGGCCTGGGCCGGGTCCAGGGTGACGGAATCGTCCTCGGCCCGCACCACGATCACATTGGTTCCCAAGCTTTCAAACTGCCGCACCACCGCTTGCCTGGCCCCTTCGCCAATGCCCATAAGGCTGACAATGGAGGCCACCCCAATGGCCACACCCAGAATCGTCAAAGCGGACCGCAGGGGATTGGCCAGGACACCATGGGCGGCCATCTGGGCCGCAAACCAGAACCGCACCCAGAGGGCTCTGATCCCTTTCGCCATCACCATTACACCCCGCCTTCACCGGAGCCGTTGCCCTGGCCTCCGCCGCCGGAGCCGTCGTCAGGCTGCGAGGGCAGCAGTGTATCCTTGCCTTGGATGCGCTGGCTGGGCAGGACGTCCGCCGAACTGCCGGTAATGACCAGTTCCCCTTCCTCCAGCCCTTCTTTAACCTCCGCGTAACGATCATCCATCAAGCCCACGGTAATAGGCACCACTTTCACCGTACCGTCAGGATTTAACACTTCCACCATGGAACGCCCGTCTTCTTCAAAAATGGCTTCCACCGGCGCCAGGAGTACATTTTCGGCACTACCGGCCTGGATAAAGGCCCTGGCGCTCATGCCCGGTCTCAGCTCCGGGCTGCCGACGACTTTGATGTCTACCTCAAACATGGTCATGCCGTCCCGGTCCCTGCCCATGGTGGACACCCGGTTCACTTCTCCTTCAAAGGTGCGCCCCGGCAGGGCATCCACCGTCACCTGGACTTTCGCTCCCTGCTGCACCAGGAGGACGTCGATGTCGTCCACGGTGGACCACATCCGCATGTCGGAAGTATTATAGATATGGCCCAACCATTCCCCCGGGGTCAAAGTCCGCCCCACATCCGTTTCTATGTAAGCCACGACCCCGTCCATGGGCGACAGGATGTCCAGGTTATTGTACTGGTCGTACAAGCGCTGGAGCTCATCTTCTTTGTCCCGGAGCTCATTGACCTTGGCGTCAATGGTCTGGCGGGCGTCGTCCCCCGCCAGGGAAACGATTTTGTCTCCCGGATTCACCTTCTGGCCGTTCTTCACATAAACGTTGGTCACAATGGCCTCGGCCCGGCTGTAGATGGTTTCCTCGTCGACATAACCGTCCACCACCGAAGGATAACGAGTCCAGCGGGCACTAAACGCGTCAATGGTCTCCGCTTTGGGATCCACCGGCAGCCCTACTTCCGCCAGCATGCCGGTGCGGATGAGACCGGGGTTATCCGCTTCAATGCTGACCCAGTGGACATAGACGTGCTCTTCGTTGGCCTGGCCGCTGCCCGCCGGCTTGTAGGGATCAGCCAGGCTGGAAGCCGGTTCCGCCACCGGCTCGAAATTCACATCCGTTACCCGCCCGACGATAATGCCGTCAAACTGGGCAAAGCGCAGGGCTACTTTTTGACCGATCTGGACATTTTGAAATTCCCAGGGGGTCAGCTTGGCCACCAAACGGAAGCGGGAATCGTCCACCACTTTGGCCACAATCTGTCCCAATTTCAGCTCTTCACCTTCCCGGACCTGCAGTTCGGTAATCCGCCCGCCGATAGGGGTGGTCAAGGTAATGCCCCGGCTGGCATCCAACCGGTCCACTTCTGCCACCGGGATATTTAGGAGTTCCGCGATGTCTTTTTTGTCCTCTAGGATTTTCCTTTCCAAGCTCTTAATCTGGCTTTCCAAGTCAGGGGCTTTTAAACGAACCAGCAGCTGCCCCTTTTTCACTTCGTCTCCTTCCTTCACCAGTATTTCCTCAATCAAATATGTAATGCCGCCGCTGCCGCGGTAACCGGGCACCTGGATCCCGCCGCCGCTGGTGGGATTCAGGCTGCCCACCACTTCCACGCCGACGGAGATATCACCCCGGGTGACCGGCTTCGTGGAGTATACCGGTCCCTGGTTCTCTTCCTCCGGGGGCGGTATCAACTGCTGGTAGGCATAGTAACCCCCGCCCAAAACAATCAGGACAATCACGACGATAGTTAACACTTTTTGCCACATGGCCTTTCCTCCTATGCCACCGGTGTTTGCCCCTGCTCCGGTTCTTCCACCGCTACCAGGGGCTGCTCCACCATTTCGATTTTCTCAATCATGCCGTCTTTTAAATGGACCACCCGCGTGCCGTGCAGGG includes:
- a CDS encoding efflux RND transporter periplasmic adaptor subunit; translation: MWQKVLTIVVIVLIVLGGGYYAYQQLIPPPEEENQGPVYSTKPVTRGDISVGVEVVGSLNPTSGGGIQVPGYRGSGGITYLIEEILVKEGDEVKKGQLLVRLKAPDLESQIKSLERKILEDKKDIAELLNIPVAEVDRLDASRGITLTTPIGGRITELQVREGEELKLGQIVAKVVDDSRFRLVAKLTPWEFQNVQIGQKVALRFAQFDGIIVGRVTDVNFEPVAEPASSLADPYKPAGSGQANEEHVYVHWVSIEADNPGLIRTGMLAEVGLPVDPKAETIDAFSARWTRYPSVVDGYVDEETIYSRAEAIVTNVYVKNGQKVNPGDKIVSLAGDDARQTIDAKVNELRDKEDELQRLYDQYNNLDILSPMDGVVAYIETDVGRTLTPGEWLGHIYNTSDMRMWSTVDDIDVLLVQQGAKVQVTVDALPGRTFEGEVNRVSTMGRDRDGMTMFEVDIKVVGSPELRPGMSARAFIQAGSAENVLLAPVEAIFEEDGRSMVEVLNPDGTVKVVPITVGLMDDRYAEVKEGLEEGELVITGSSADVLPSQRIQGKDTLLPSQPDDGSGGGGQGNGSGEGGV
- a CDS encoding FtsX-like permease family protein, producing the protein MAKGIRALWVRFWFAAQMAAHGVLANPLRSALTILGVAIGVASIVSLMGIGEGARQAVVRQFESLGTNVIVVRAEDDSVTLDPAQAQELVERVDGLDLATPVVKIEKPIRWRRTRGTGEILGVNNQYPEIRDQAVIAGHFFTTWHVEQRARVAVLGYNIAAGLMGGRSPVGQTITIDGFTFRITGVLAPKGAGQAEGIDDMIVIPYTTALKLANQKAVQEIWAKASDPKAADLAVVQMGRIYRRQLGLDQKAPTPVPAGPGEAGGAEGMTVPVDMAMMEEPVPPGESREIPGISTGKDLITITNLNQLVEEADKANRVMTLLLGGIAAVSLLVGGLGIMNIMLVAVTERTKEIGVRRAIGAKQGDLLTQFLLEALYLSGVGAIAGVAAGIWGINIFARYGFETAISFQAIQIASLVAVGAGLLFGVYPAISASSVPPVEALRR